In Pseudobacter ginsenosidimutans, the following are encoded in one genomic region:
- the glmM gene encoding phosphoglucosamine mutase translates to MALIKSISGIRGTIGGTPGDNLTPLDIVKFTAAYGSWILSKEELPRKIVIGRDGRISGAMVQQLIVNTLIGMGIDVVDTGLSTTPTVEMAVVWENAGGGIIITASHNPKEWNALKLLNNIGEFISGEDGAIILETAAKEDFKFANVDKLGEYTVNDTTLQRHIDTIVDYPLVDVKAIKEKGYKVVVDVINSTGALVLPGLLKALGVAEVILLNGEVTGKFAHNPEPLPENLTELANAVRHHRADMGIAVDPDVDRLCFVCEDGSMFGEEYTLVAVADYVLSKRPGNTVSNMSSTKALKEITISRGGEYFPSAVGEVNVVKKMKEKNAVIGGEGNGGIIVPDLHYGRDALIGIGLFLSALAAHKNGIKSFRAKYPDYFISKNKIELTNGIDLKAIFEHIKKKYKNQPINTEDGLKIEFDSDWVHLRSSNTEPIIRIYAESNFETTANNIALRLMQDIRESI, encoded by the coding sequence GTGGCATTGATAAAAAGTATATCAGGAATCCGCGGAACCATTGGAGGAACCCCCGGCGACAACCTAACTCCCCTCGACATTGTAAAATTCACTGCAGCCTATGGCAGTTGGATCCTCAGTAAAGAGGAATTGCCCAGGAAGATCGTGATCGGCCGTGATGGCCGTATCAGCGGCGCCATGGTGCAGCAGCTTATTGTGAATACACTGATCGGTATGGGAATCGATGTTGTGGACACCGGATTGTCTACCACACCCACAGTTGAGATGGCAGTTGTATGGGAGAATGCAGGTGGTGGAATCATTATCACTGCCAGTCATAATCCCAAAGAATGGAATGCACTGAAGCTCCTCAATAATATTGGAGAGTTCATCAGTGGCGAAGATGGAGCCATCATCCTGGAGACTGCCGCCAAAGAGGATTTCAAATTTGCGAATGTTGATAAGCTCGGTGAATATACCGTTAACGATACCACGCTGCAGAGACATATCGATACTATCGTTGATTATCCTCTGGTGGATGTAAAAGCCATCAAAGAGAAAGGGTACAAGGTAGTGGTGGATGTGATCAATTCCACAGGCGCGCTCGTGTTACCCGGATTGCTCAAAGCGCTGGGCGTAGCAGAAGTGATCCTGCTGAATGGTGAAGTAACCGGTAAGTTCGCTCACAATCCTGAACCGCTTCCGGAAAACCTGACTGAGCTGGCAAATGCTGTAAGACATCATCGTGCCGATATGGGTATTGCTGTTGATCCGGATGTTGACAGGCTCTGCTTCGTTTGTGAAGATGGCAGCATGTTCGGCGAAGAGTATACGCTGGTGGCTGTGGCTGATTATGTGCTGAGTAAAAGGCCCGGCAACACTGTGAGCAATATGAGCAGCACCAAGGCGCTGAAAGAGATCACCATCAGCAGGGGAGGAGAGTATTTCCCTTCTGCAGTAGGTGAAGTGAATGTGGTGAAGAAAATGAAAGAGAAGAATGCAGTGATCGGTGGTGAAGGTAATGGTGGTATCATTGTGCCTGACCTTCATTATGGAAGGGATGCCCTCATCGGTATCGGACTGTTCCTGAGTGCACTGGCTGCCCATAAGAATGGCATCAAATCTTTCCGTGCGAAATATCCCGATTATTTCATCTCCAAGAATAAGATCGAGCTCACCAATGGTATCGATCTCAAAGCCATCTTCGAGCATATCAAAAAGAAATACAAGAACCAGCCGATCAATACAGAAGACGGACTGAAGATCGAATTCGATTCCGATTGGGTGCACCTTCGTTCCTCCAATACGGAGCCCATCATCCGCATCTATGCCGAAAGTAACTTCGAAACCACGGCAAATAATATCGCTTTGCGCCTGATGCAGGACATAAGGGAGTCGATTTAA
- a CDS encoding class I SAM-dependent methyltransferase encodes MLSFTPVKPNWFKDWFNSPYYHQLYFQRDHTEAAQFINRLLDFLQPAAHARMLDAACGRGRHSLQLAGKGYDVTGTDLAAESIDAASRHELKNLHFFRHDMRDPFRVNYFDYVFNFFTSFGYFNTEREHDNAISSFAQSLRPGGILVMDYLNVQFAESQLVHQQEIELGNVNYFITRWFDDSHFYKKIEVHDPTQQEPLIFGEKVAKFTLEHFKEMFARHQLEIGQVFGDYHFNQYDLQNSPRLIMVAKKL; translated from the coding sequence ATGCTGAGCTTCACCCCTGTAAAACCAAATTGGTTCAAGGATTGGTTCAATTCGCCCTATTATCACCAATTGTATTTCCAGCGCGATCACACGGAGGCCGCGCAGTTTATCAATCGTTTGCTCGATTTTTTACAACCTGCCGCCCATGCCCGGATGCTGGATGCAGCCTGCGGCCGTGGAAGGCATTCCCTTCAACTCGCCGGCAAAGGCTATGATGTGACCGGTACAGATCTCGCAGCGGAAAGTATCGATGCCGCCAGCCGTCATGAACTGAAGAATCTTCATTTCTTCCGTCACGATATGCGTGATCCCTTCCGTGTGAACTATTTCGACTATGTTTTCAATTTCTTCACCAGCTTCGGTTATTTCAACACCGAAAGGGAACATGATAATGCCATCAGCAGTTTTGCACAGTCGCTCCGCCCCGGTGGTATATTGGTGATGGACTATCTGAATGTACAGTTTGCAGAATCACAGCTCGTTCATCAGCAGGAGATCGAACTTGGCAATGTGAACTATTTCATTACGCGCTGGTTCGACGACTCACATTTTTACAAGAAGATTGAAGTGCATGATCCCACACAGCAGGAGCCACTCATCTTTGGGGAGAAAGTAGCCAAATTCACACTGGAGCATTTCAAAGAAATGTTTGCCCGCCATCAATTAGAGATCGGGCAGGTGTTCGGGGATTATCATTTCAACCAGTATGATCTGCAAAATTCTCCGCGTTTGATCATGGTGGCGAAGAAGCTGTAA